The Streptococcus sp. S5 genome contains a region encoding:
- a CDS encoding DUF1129 domain-containing protein — MSHTDLHQLSKKNLEFIRIAKHQLLENGKTEEEAESLIQEILPAIHENQGKGIPARTLFGAPTVWANSFSEKERYEKEHPKLNDAPSLMILDSFLFIFGVFAAISAFMNLVAPRRTGYGLITLILGSLTGALLLYLMYYFFYQYMDGTKDRSERPSLWKSMPILVGVMFLWVIVLSFTSLLPQVLNPTIPDVFAIVLGALALVLRFYLKKRFNIKSSSTAPATRR; from the coding sequence ATGTCTCACACCGACCTTCATCAACTTAGTAAGAAAAATCTAGAATTTATCCGGATCGCCAAACACCAATTGCTTGAAAACGGAAAGACAGAGGAAGAAGCAGAAAGCCTCATCCAAGAAATTCTTCCAGCTATCCATGAAAACCAAGGGAAAGGAATTCCGGCACGGACCCTTTTTGGAGCTCCAACTGTATGGGCGAACTCTTTCAGCGAGAAAGAGCGCTATGAAAAAGAGCATCCGAAATTAAACGATGCTCCCTCTCTCATGATTTTGGATTCCTTCCTCTTTATCTTTGGTGTTTTTGCTGCGATTAGCGCCTTTATGAACTTGGTTGCACCACGTCGTACTGGCTATGGGTTGATCACCTTGATTCTTGGAAGTTTGACAGGGGCCCTGCTCTTGTACCTTATGTACTACTTCTTCTATCAGTATATGGATGGTACCAAAGATCGTAGCGAACGTCCTTCTCTTTGGAAATCTATGCCGATTCTTGTCGGAGTCATGTTCCTTTGGGTCATTGTCTTGTCCTTTACTTCCTTACTCCCACAGGTTCTCAACCCAACTATTCCAGATGTTTTTGCCATCGTTTTAGGTGCTTTAGCACTTGTCCTTCGTTTCTACCTCAAGAAACGCTTTAATATTAAAAGCTCGAGCACAGCACCCGCAACTCGACGCTAA
- the rpsF gene encoding 30S ribosomal protein S6: MAKYEILYIIRPNIEEEAKNALVARFDSILTDNGATVVESKDWEKRRLAYEIQDFREGLYHIVNVEANDAVALNEFDRLSKINGDILRHMIVKVDA, translated from the coding sequence ATGGCTAAATACGAAATTCTTTATATTATTCGTCCAAACATTGAAGAAGAAGCTAAAAACGCTTTGGTAGCACGTTTCGATTCTATCTTGACTGACAACGGTGCAACTGTTGTTGAATCAAAAGATTGGGAAAAACGTCGTCTTGCATACGAAATCCAAGATTTCCGTGAAGGACTTTACCACATCGTAAACGTTGAAGCGAACGACGCTGTAGCTCTTAACGAGTTCGACCGTCTTTCAAAAATCAACGGTGACATTCTTCGTCACATGATCGTAAAAGTTGACGCGTAA
- a CDS encoding single-stranded DNA-binding protein — protein sequence MINNVVLVGRMTRDAELRYTPSNQAVATFSLAVNRNFKSQNGEREADFINCVIWRQQAENLANWAKKGALIGITGRIQTRNYENQQGQRVYVTEVVADSFQLLESRAAREGHAGGGYSSGNGGFAGNATPSFGGSEPSNAAPNFGREENPFGANPMDISDDDLPF from the coding sequence ATGATTAACAATGTTGTACTTGTCGGTCGTATGACCCGTGATGCTGAACTTCGCTACACTCCAAGCAATCAAGCAGTTGCTACTTTCAGCCTAGCTGTCAACCGCAACTTCAAGAGTCAAAATGGAGAGCGCGAAGCCGATTTCATCAACTGTGTGATCTGGCGTCAGCAAGCAGAAAACTTAGCCAACTGGGCTAAGAAAGGTGCTTTGATTGGGATTACCGGTCGCATTCAAACACGTAATTACGAAAACCAGCAAGGTCAACGTGTTTATGTCACTGAAGTCGTAGCAGACAGCTTCCAACTATTGGAAAGCCGTGCAGCACGCGAAGGGCATGCAGGTGGTGGCTATTCATCAGGCAACGGTGGTTTTGCTGGAAATGCAACCCCAAGTTTTGGTGGATCTGAACCAAGCAATGCAGCGCCAAACTTTGGTCGTGAAGAAAATCCATTTGGAGCGAATCCAATGGATATCTCAGACGACGATCTTCCATTCTAA
- the rpsR gene encoding 30S ribosomal protein S18 — protein MAQQRRGGFKRRKKVDYIAANKIEYVDYKDTELLSRFVSERGKILPRRVTGTSAKNQRKVTTAIKRARVMALMPFVNED, from the coding sequence ATGGCTCAACAACGTCGTGGCGGATTCAAACGCCGTAAAAAAGTTGATTACATCGCAGCAAACAAAATCGAATATGTCGATTACAAAGATACTGAGCTTCTTAGCCGTTTCGTTTCAGAACGTGGGAAAATCCTTCCTCGTCGTGTAACTGGAACTTCAGCGAAGAACCAACGTAAAGTAACAACAGCTATCAAACGCGCTCGCGTAATGGCTTTGATGCCTTTCGTAAACGAAGATTAA
- a CDS encoding GNAT family N-acetyltransferase: MKEGVIIRRMIKADIEHISKAFIHQGWPGREDILTSYFQEQENRERDVLVAESDGFVAGYITILPVAKHGPFVGVYPELSDFNVFEPFRNRGIGNQLLEEAEKRVRLLSEIVTLGVGLHSGYGPAQRLYVKRGYIPDGSGVWFSDHPLAPYSSCENNDDLVLYFSKRLNREIQ, from the coding sequence ATGAAGGAAGGTGTAATCATCAGGAGGATGATAAAGGCAGATATTGAGCACATCTCTAAAGCCTTTATCCACCAAGGGTGGCCAGGTAGAGAGGATATCCTGACTAGCTATTTTCAGGAACAGGAGAATAGAGAGAGGGACGTATTAGTAGCTGAGTCGGATGGATTTGTGGCAGGTTATATCACTATATTGCCTGTTGCCAAGCACGGCCCTTTCGTGGGAGTCTATCCTGAACTATCTGATTTTAATGTTTTTGAGCCGTTTAGAAATCGAGGAATTGGGAATCAACTTTTAGAAGAGGCGGAAAAAAGAGTCCGGCTACTATCAGAGATTGTTACTTTAGGGGTTGGTTTACACTCGGGTTATGGCCCAGCTCAAAGACTGTATGTCAAACGGGGCTATATCCCAGATGGATCTGGGGTTTGGTTTAGTGATCACCCCTTGGCCCCTTACAGTTCTTGTGAAAACAATGATGACTTAGTCCTCTATTTTTCAAAAAGATTGAACAGGGAAATACAGTAA